A part of Oncorhynchus clarkii lewisi isolate Uvic-CL-2024 chromosome 17, UVic_Ocla_1.0, whole genome shotgun sequence genomic DNA contains:
- the LOC139369767 gene encoding peptidyl-prolyl cis-trans isomerase-like 1 gives MSGIPPDTWQPPTVSLETTMGTIAVELYWRHAPKTCKNFSELARRGYYNNTKFHRIIKDFMVQGGDPTGTGRGGASIFGKEFEDELHPDLKFTGAGILAMANAGPDTNGSQFFLTLGPTQWLDGKHSIFGRVCQGMAVVNRVGMVETNTQDRPADDIKILRTTVPN, from the exons ATGTCGGGAATACCACCAGATACCTGGCAGCCACCCACAGTGAGCCTGGAGACAAC AATGGGTACAATTGCAGTGGAACTATACTGGAGACATGCTCCCAAAACCTGCAAAAACTTTTCTGAGTTGGCCAGGAGAGGTTACTATAACAACACAAAGTTTCATCGTATCATCAAGGACTTCATGGTGCAGGGAGGAGACCCCACAGGAacag GTCGTGGCGGTGCCTCCATATTTGGCAAAGAGTTTGAAGATGAACTTCACCCTGACCTGAAATTCACAG GTGCAGGGATCCTAGCGATGGCCAATGCAGGACCAGATACAAACGGAAGCCAGTTCTTCCTGACCCTGGGGCCTACTCAGTGGTTGGATGGGAAGCACAGTATCTTTGGGAGGGTATGCCAAGGTATGGCAGTGGTCAACCGCGTCGGCATGGTGGAAACAAACACACAAGACCGACCTGCCGATGACATAAAAATCCTCAGGACGACTGTACCCAACTGA